The Vicia villosa cultivar HV-30 ecotype Madison, WI unplaced genomic scaffold, Vvil1.0 ctg.001290F_1_1, whole genome shotgun sequence genome includes a window with the following:
- the LOC131634411 gene encoding agamous-like MADS-box protein AGL80, whose protein sequence is MGRKKLKLAFIEKDTARKLAYKNRKNSLLKKVDELTTLCGIDACAIIFGPYDPQPEIWPSPSGVQNVLSKFKTASEFDQRKKMVTQESFLKQRVEKAEKQLRQQLRDNKEKETTMLMFQCLNAGGMVPNDSSVAGLNDLAWMIDKNLKEIGRKIESGDSNTNIPQNQSENQSQEQLQMDPPPPLLPPPSPPPSVSDNDEVAMMSRLGWI, encoded by the coding sequence ATGGGTAGAAAAAAGCTGAAACTTGCTTTCATTGAGAAGGATACCGCAAGAAAATTAGCATACAAGAATAGGAAGAATAGTTTACTGAAGAAGGTTGATGAACTTACAACCCTATGCGGGATCGACGCATGTGCCATAATTTTTGGCCCCTACGATCCTCAACCAGAGATCTGGCCATCACCGTCCGGAGTACAAAATGTGCTTTCGAAGTTCAAGACAGCATCtgaatttgatcaaagaaaaaagATGGTGACTCAGGAGAGTTTTTTGAAACAAAGGGTTGAGAAGGCTGAAAAGCAACTTAGACAGCAATTGAGAGACAACAAAGAAAAAGAGACAACCATGCTCATGTTTCAATGTCTCAATGCTGGGGGGATGGTGCCGAACGACAGTTCGGTGGCTGGTTTGAATGAtcttgcatggatgattgataaGAATCTGAAggagattggcagaaagatagaatCAGGTGATAGCAACACTAATATTCCtcaaaatcaaagtgaaaatcaAAGCCAAGAACAACTCCAAATGGATCCGCCACCGCCACTACTACCACCCCCGTCACCACCACCATCAGTGTCTGATAATGATGAAGTCGCAATGATGAGTAGGTTGGGATGGAtatga